A section of the Roseivirga sp. BDSF3-8 genome encodes:
- a CDS encoding protein-L-isoaspartate(D-aspartate) O-methyltransferase: MEINDSYRHRGMRKALVRTLKGKGITQPDVLKAIGKVPRHVFFENAFLEHAYQDKAFPIGEGQTISQPYTVAFQTELLDVKPQDKVLEIGTGSGYQCCVLCEMGARVYTIEYNKVLYERTRKFLPEMGYRATFVHGDGSRGIPSYAPYDKIIVTAGAPTVPTALLDQLKPGGCLVIPVGNDRMQKMLRLTRQGEKQIKREAFDNFSFVPLLGKFGWQK; encoded by the coding sequence ATGGAAATTAACGATAGTTATCGGCATAGAGGTATGCGCAAAGCGCTGGTTCGTACCCTTAAGGGAAAGGGTATCACTCAGCCCGACGTACTGAAAGCCATCGGTAAAGTGCCCCGGCATGTGTTTTTTGAAAATGCTTTTCTGGAGCATGCTTACCAGGATAAGGCTTTTCCTATTGGTGAAGGGCAAACTATATCCCAGCCTTATACTGTAGCTTTTCAAACAGAACTACTGGACGTAAAACCACAGGACAAGGTACTGGAAATAGGCACTGGCAGCGGTTATCAATGCTGTGTACTATGCGAAATGGGCGCCAGGGTGTATACCATAGAGTATAACAAGGTACTATATGAGCGTACCAGGAAGTTTCTCCCTGAAATGGGTTACCGGGCAACGTTTGTACATGGAGATGGCTCCAGAGGAATCCCCTCCTACGCACCATACGATAAGATCATAGTGACTGCAGGCGCACCTACGGTACCTACCGCACTACTCGATCAGCTTAAGCCAGGTGGGTGTCTGGTTATACCTGTGGGCAATGATCGCATGCAAAAAATGCTGCGCCTCACCCGCCAGGGAGAAAAACAAATTAAAAGAGAAGCCTTCGATAACTTTAGCTTTGTACCTTTGCTCGGTAAATTCGGCTGGCAGAAATAA
- a CDS encoding sterol desaturase family protein: MISLISSTILAGFEGLLISILFLGLLFIPMEKAFPAKAGQKIFRRHWLIDLSFMVGQYLIWSSLVIWVLDYLSQPLTGLIPSAWQSAIRSQPFWLQVLEMFFFSDLLIYWGHRLQHRIDFLWRFHKVHHSAEHLDWLASHREHPLDSLYTIGLINLPAFIMGFPLESIAGVIAFRGIWAIYIHSNVRLPLGPLRVLIGAPELHHWHHNKERDTGNYANISPLMDVLFGTYVCPDHEPEAFGLTEEAPATYAGQLVKPVVSKKAWERLTRLRSKRPLKEEKKVIGY; this comes from the coding sequence ATGATTAGCCTTATAAGTAGTACCATACTGGCGGGTTTTGAAGGCCTCCTGATCAGTATTCTTTTTCTGGGGCTTCTTTTCATACCAATGGAAAAGGCTTTTCCGGCAAAAGCAGGCCAGAAGATCTTCCGCCGCCATTGGTTAATAGACCTAAGCTTTATGGTAGGTCAGTACCTGATCTGGAGTAGTCTTGTTATCTGGGTTTTAGATTATTTATCCCAACCTCTTACAGGCCTCATTCCATCTGCCTGGCAGTCTGCTATCCGTTCGCAGCCCTTTTGGCTACAGGTATTGGAAATGTTTTTCTTTAGTGATCTCCTCATCTACTGGGGACACCGGTTACAGCACCGCATAGATTTTCTCTGGCGCTTTCATAAAGTTCATCACAGTGCAGAGCACCTGGACTGGCTTGCCTCCCACCGGGAGCACCCACTTGATAGCCTGTATACTATTGGCCTCATAAACCTGCCTGCCTTTATCATGGGCTTTCCCCTGGAGAGCATTGCCGGGGTGATCGCTTTCAGAGGCATATGGGCAATATACATTCATAGTAATGTCCGTTTACCTCTAGGCCCCCTGAGGGTATTAATCGGAGCACCTGAGCTCCATCACTGGCATCATAATAAAGAAAGGGATACCGGCAATTATGCTAATATTTCCCCTTTGATGGACGTGCTGTTTGGCACCTACGTATGTCCCGATCATGAACCTGAAGCCTTTGGTCTAACAGAAGAGGCACCGGCCACCTACGCCGGACAATTAGTAAAGCCTGTCGTGTCAAAGAAGGCGTGGGAGCGGCTGACAAGGTTAAGGTCGAAAAGGCCACTCAAAGAAGAGAAGAAAGTAATAGGGTATTGA
- a CDS encoding META domain-containing protein: protein MKYALLFILASLICSCTNNRQSTVLDAQTEAEETSQSVDMHNSRNSLDWSGTYRGTLPCNDCEGIQTTITLKQGGVFEKSYRHKEVDELFTYESGSFRWNDSGGQITLSSGEQYKVGENLLIPLGSNGNPLMDDETQKSYLTKVSTDIKNTYWKLIELRGQPVEVSTGMKREPYFTLKGNEQRVEGHTGCNSMNGSYSLSEPARISFSKIASTRMACPAEETEQAFLEVFELADNYAINDDTLFLNKARMAPLAKFVAVYFR from the coding sequence ATGAAATACGCCCTCTTATTTATCCTTGCAAGCTTAATATGTAGTTGTACTAACAATCGCCAGTCTACTGTCCTAGATGCACAAACCGAGGCCGAAGAAACCTCACAATCTGTAGATATGCATAACAGCCGAAATTCACTCGACTGGTCTGGCACCTACAGGGGTACGCTGCCCTGTAATGATTGCGAGGGCATACAAACCACAATAACATTGAAACAGGGAGGGGTATTTGAGAAATCCTACCGGCACAAGGAGGTGGATGAGCTTTTTACCTACGAGAGTGGCTCCTTCAGGTGGAATGATTCCGGGGGGCAGATTACCCTGTCGAGTGGGGAACAATACAAGGTGGGCGAAAACCTGCTTATCCCTCTTGGAAGTAATGGCAATCCTCTGATGGATGATGAAACCCAAAAAAGCTATCTTACCAAGGTGAGTACAGATATTAAAAATACGTACTGGAAGCTTATCGAACTGCGGGGACAACCAGTAGAGGTAAGCACCGGTATGAAGAGGGAGCCCTACTTTACCCTGAAAGGTAACGAGCAAAGAGTAGAGGGTCACACGGGTTGTAATTCCATGAATGGTTCCTACAGCCTTTCCGAACCGGCTCGGATCAGCTTTTCCAAGATCGCTTCCACTCGTATGGCCTGCCCGGCGGAAGAGACAGAGCAAGCATTCCTTGAAGTATTCGAGCTGGCAGACAACTATGCCATTAATGATGATACGCTGTTCCTGAACAAAGCCCGGATGGCTCCTCTGGCCAAATTTGTAGCGGTCTATTTCCGGTAA
- a CDS encoding LytR/AlgR family response regulator transcription factor → MKINCLVVDDEEVSRAIVKRFISKTSFLELADECESAEAAEKALNEKNIDLLFLDVKMPGKSGMDLLRHLETPHKVILISGAEEHAAEAFERSVTDYLVKPFEYPRFLQAVQKARTQIEAIRKETEEQIDVYVKTDARFVRIPFDDLLYIEAMADYIIFHTAEQRYIVHYTMKGVEKRLPTSFFARVHRSFIVNCRQVNSLEDLNVVIGNKSIPIGASYKDAFYRRLNFL, encoded by the coding sequence ATGAAAATCAACTGTCTTGTAGTAGATGATGAAGAGGTATCGCGTGCCATAGTAAAACGCTTTATCTCGAAAACCAGCTTCCTCGAGTTGGCTGATGAATGTGAAAGTGCCGAAGCGGCAGAGAAGGCTCTGAATGAGAAAAATATAGACCTTCTCTTTCTGGATGTCAAAATGCCGGGTAAGTCCGGTATGGATCTGCTCAGGCACTTAGAAACTCCCCATAAAGTTATCCTCATATCCGGTGCTGAAGAGCATGCTGCGGAGGCTTTTGAAAGAAGTGTGACCGACTACCTGGTCAAGCCCTTCGAGTATCCCCGCTTCCTGCAGGCTGTACAAAAAGCCCGTACTCAGATAGAGGCCATAAGGAAAGAAACCGAGGAGCAGATCGATGTGTATGTGAAAACGGACGCGCGCTTTGTTCGTATCCCTTTCGATGACCTGCTGTATATTGAGGCTATGGCGGATTACATAATTTTTCACACCGCTGAGCAGCGCTATATCGTACACTATACCATGAAAGGAGTGGAGAAAAGGCTCCCCACCAGCTTTTTTGCCAGGGTACATCGCAGCTTTATTGTAAACTGCCGGCAGGTAAACTCCCTTGAGGACCTGAATGTGGTGATCGGAAATAAGTCAATTCCCATAGGTGCAAGCTATAAGGATGCCTTCTACCGGAGGCTGAATTTCCTGTAG
- a CDS encoding C40 family peptidase, whose translation MLSPAWTILHYGKKIMRYKFVYFVVFIVLLVHVSDSFSARLEKPEVRTETARMEAMEPMDKMGADKASVVADPDNELEKSILGADIVTFAMSLKGKPYTWAGVKPSTGFDCSGFIYFVYGEYGISLPHSSRAQYKEGTEISESEARKGDLVFFRGTNPKSKAVGHVGIVTSEPGEPVRFVHSSTGRGVVEDGIVRSYRRRYIGIKRIL comes from the coding sequence ATGCTATCACCTGCATGGACGATATTGCACTACGGTAAAAAGATCATGCGATATAAGTTTGTATACTTTGTGGTCTTCATCGTATTGCTGGTACACGTATCAGACAGCTTCAGTGCTCGCCTGGAAAAGCCAGAGGTACGCACTGAAACGGCCAGGATGGAGGCCATGGAGCCGATGGATAAAATGGGGGCTGACAAAGCTTCCGTAGTTGCCGACCCTGATAACGAACTCGAAAAATCCATACTGGGAGCTGATATTGTGACCTTCGCCATGAGCCTGAAGGGTAAACCTTATACATGGGCCGGGGTAAAGCCTTCCACAGGATTTGACTGTTCTGGCTTTATCTACTTCGTATACGGTGAATATGGAATCTCACTGCCTCATAGTAGCCGTGCACAATACAAAGAAGGCACTGAAATATCAGAAAGCGAGGCCCGCAAGGGTGACCTGGTATTTTTCAGGGGCACTAACCCAAAGAGTAAGGCAGTAGGCCATGTGGGTATTGTGACTTCAGAGCCCGGTGAGCCGGTACGATTTGTACACAGTAGTACAGGCCGCGGTGTGGTAGAGGATGGAATTGTCCGAAGCTATCGCCGCCGCTACATCGGTATCAAGCGAATACTGTAA
- a CDS encoding serine hydrolase domain-containing protein, giving the protein MMKKYLLLCLVLGLFACEKDDVSPTDKIPGQEIYFPPLTGEEWETTTPAELGWNEQKLQELYSFLESNGTRAFIVLKNGRIVTEKYWGENITRTAPFDKDSQWYWASAGKTITAFLVGRAQFDRLLSISDKTSEYLGTGWTSMSAAREEQITIRHQLTMTTGLDYTVNDIHCTDPECLDYMADPGTRWYYHNAPYTLLEQVISNASGMSYNAYTDEKLEDKTGMSGTWIQSGYNNVYWSKPRDAARFGLLVLNNGLWDDMPVLSDTSYIRDMISPSQSLNPSYGYLWWLNGQPSAVFPGSPDSYNIAVAPDAPSDLYAAMGKNGQIIDVVPEENLIVVRMGEAPDNALVPITFHNQMWQYLNEVLP; this is encoded by the coding sequence ATGATGAAGAAGTATCTTTTACTATGCCTTGTCCTCGGTCTTTTTGCGTGTGAAAAAGATGATGTATCTCCCACAGACAAAATACCCGGTCAGGAGATTTATTTCCCTCCTTTAACCGGTGAGGAATGGGAGACAACAACTCCTGCGGAACTCGGATGGAATGAGCAGAAACTGCAGGAGTTATACAGTTTCCTGGAAAGCAATGGCACACGGGCATTTATTGTGCTCAAAAATGGCCGGATCGTAACCGAAAAATACTGGGGCGAAAACATCACCCGCACAGCGCCTTTTGATAAGGACTCCCAATGGTACTGGGCCTCAGCCGGTAAAACGATTACCGCCTTTTTGGTAGGCAGGGCACAGTTTGACAGGTTATTGAGTATTTCGGATAAGACCTCTGAGTACCTGGGTACCGGCTGGACCAGTATGTCAGCCGCCCGGGAGGAGCAAATCACCATACGCCACCAGCTTACCATGACTACGGGGCTTGATTATACGGTAAATGATATACACTGCACCGACCCTGAATGCCTGGATTATATGGCTGATCCCGGCACCCGGTGGTACTATCATAATGCGCCCTATACACTGCTGGAACAGGTAATCAGCAATGCCTCCGGCATGAGCTATAATGCCTATACCGACGAGAAACTGGAAGACAAAACCGGCATGAGCGGCACCTGGATTCAGAGCGGTTACAATAATGTGTATTGGAGTAAACCACGCGATGCGGCCCGTTTTGGATTGCTTGTGCTAAATAATGGGTTGTGGGATGACATGCCTGTATTAAGTGACACCAGCTATATCCGTGATATGATCAGTCCATCCCAAAGCCTTAACCCTTCCTATGGGTACCTATGGTGGCTAAACGGCCAGCCCTCTGCTGTCTTTCCGGGTAGTCCGGATAGCTACAACATAGCGGTGGCACCTGATGCGCCGTCAGATTTGTACGCAGCTATGGGCAAGAATGGACAAATCATCGATGTGGTACCTGAGGAAAACCTGATTGTGGTGCGCATGGGTGAGGCGCCGGATAATGCCCTTGTGCCCATCACTTTTCATAACCAAATGTGGCAATACCTGAATGAGGTGCTGCCGTAA
- a CDS encoding riboflavin synthase, translated as MFTGIIETTGTVTGLVKEGTNLHLKVQSPISSEMHIDQSVAHNGVCLTVTKVEGDTHWVTAVEETLKKTAIGELEEGTLVNLERCMAANGRYDGHIVQGHVDATGTIKSVEVLEGSWLYTFHYPADFQSLIVEKGSICISGISLTCFNVTEDTFTVTIIPYTHEHTNLKQLKEGDRINLEFDIIGKYVARMLQHRGM; from the coding sequence ATGTTTACAGGAATCATCGAAACCACAGGTACCGTAACCGGCCTGGTAAAGGAAGGGACTAACCTACATTTGAAGGTACAAAGCCCCATCTCATCCGAAATGCATATAGATCAGAGTGTGGCTCATAACGGGGTGTGCCTTACTGTTACCAAAGTAGAAGGTGATACCCACTGGGTTACGGCGGTGGAGGAGACCCTGAAGAAGACAGCCATTGGTGAGCTGGAGGAGGGCACCCTGGTAAACCTGGAACGCTGTATGGCTGCAAATGGTCGCTATGACGGGCACATTGTTCAGGGGCACGTAGACGCCACTGGCACCATCAAATCTGTGGAGGTGCTTGAAGGAAGTTGGCTTTACACTTTTCATTACCCTGCTGATTTTCAGAGTCTGATTGTAGAAAAAGGAAGTATTTGTATAAGTGGCATCAGCCTTACCTGCTTTAATGTAACAGAAGATACCTTTACGGTTACTATTATACCCTACACCCATGAACATACCAACCTGAAGCAACTGAAGGAGGGTGACAGGATCAACCTGGAATTCGATATCATTGGTAAATATGTCGCCAGGATGTTACAGCATAGAGGAATGTGA
- a CDS encoding phosphatase PAP2 family protein, whose translation MIETLAKLDEELFLFLNGLHTPFWDTVMYYVSERYTWVPFYLFLIFLVYKARKRESLLIIFCLIIAVSIADQVTSGFMKPFFMRFRPCQDPTIRDLVHIVNDHCGGRYGFASSHSSTTFALAASVFMFLRHHYRFIFLIFLWAATVAYSRVYLGVHYPGDIIVGGFLGVIIGILVYIGYKGAVKKFRKQE comes from the coding sequence ATGATCGAAACCCTAGCTAAACTTGACGAAGAGCTTTTTTTATTCCTAAACGGATTACATACACCATTCTGGGATACGGTTATGTATTACGTATCGGAGCGGTATACCTGGGTGCCCTTCTATTTGTTCCTCATCTTTCTGGTATATAAGGCCAGAAAGCGGGAGTCCCTGCTAATCATCTTTTGCCTGATCATTGCAGTAAGTATTGCCGACCAGGTAACGAGCGGATTCATGAAGCCATTTTTTATGCGCTTCAGGCCCTGTCAGGATCCGACCATTAGGGACCTGGTACACATAGTAAACGACCACTGCGGAGGCAGATATGGCTTTGCTTCTTCGCATAGCTCGACCACATTTGCCCTGGCTGCATCTGTATTCATGTTTTTACGGCACCACTACCGGTTTATCTTCCTTATCTTTTTATGGGCAGCCACGGTAGCGTACAGCCGTGTTTACCTGGGCGTACATTACCCGGGAGACATCATTGTCGGCGGCTTTTTGGGTGTTATTATCGGAATCCTGGTATATATCGGGTATAAGGGGGCCGTTAAAAAGTTCAGGAAACAGGAATAA
- a CDS encoding thiamine pyrophosphate-dependent enzyme: MSSSVTHDVEFEISTDVLKKAYRLMCTAGRMAEIYDENKKLASKYVHSTSRGHEAIQLAAAFHLKPWDYAAPYYRDESILLGIGMEPYELMLQLMAKRDDPFSGGRTYYNHPSLKREGMPTIPHQSSATGMQAIPATGMAHGIKYKESQGLGDDNKPVVLCSLGDGSVTEGEVSEAFQMAILKDLPIIYLIQDNDWGISATGEEMRAMDAYEFAAGFKGLKRMRVNGADFADSYNGMEKAVNYVRKNRKPILVHAKCPLLGHHTSGVRKEFYRDEQNLNLHHEDDPTPRLRHYLLEGGMPQDEVEELETQGRKVAEEAWEKAVNSPDPDPATVSDHEFAPTPITEETGEREPEGAEKIVMVDAALFAMNEIMKNNPEALLYGQDVGARLGGVFREAATLGKKYGEDRVFNTPIQEAYIVGSTAGMSAVGLAPVVEIQFADYIWPGINQLVEELSKSCYLSMGQFPVRSVIRVPIGAYGGGGPYHSGSVESTLCNIRGIKVVYPSTAADMKGLMKAAWHDPNPVVMLEHKGLYWSKVPGTEKAKSKEPSEDYVVPLGKARTVQEADTDMVEEGYSAVVITYGMGVYWTLEASKKFPGSIEILDLRTLNPLDWEAVVSAVRRHNKALVLTEEPLMNSFAESLAGRIAQECFQELDAPVMTLGALNLPAIALNMDLEKEMLPNADKVGDKLDELLNY; encoded by the coding sequence ATGAGTTCATCTGTGACCCACGACGTTGAGTTTGAGATCAGCACCGATGTATTAAAAAAAGCCTACCGGCTCATGTGCACAGCCGGCCGCATGGCGGAAATTTACGATGAAAATAAAAAACTGGCCAGTAAGTATGTGCACTCTACTTCCAGGGGCCATGAAGCCATACAGTTAGCGGCTGCTTTTCACCTGAAGCCCTGGGACTATGCCGCACCCTACTACAGGGATGAGTCCATTCTGCTGGGTATAGGCATGGAACCCTATGAGCTGATGCTACAACTCATGGCCAAGCGCGATGACCCCTTTAGCGGAGGGCGTACCTATTACAATCACCCCAGCCTTAAGCGTGAGGGTATGCCCACCATTCCTCACCAGAGTAGTGCCACAGGCATGCAGGCCATACCAGCTACAGGCATGGCCCACGGAATAAAGTATAAGGAAAGCCAGGGCTTAGGCGATGATAATAAGCCCGTAGTACTCTGCTCTCTGGGCGATGGCTCAGTGACAGAGGGTGAAGTGTCTGAGGCATTTCAGATGGCTATACTGAAAGACCTGCCAATTATTTACCTGATCCAGGATAACGACTGGGGGATATCGGCCACCGGTGAGGAAATGAGGGCCATGGATGCCTATGAGTTTGCGGCCGGATTTAAGGGCCTCAAACGTATGAGGGTAAACGGGGCCGACTTTGCCGATAGCTACAACGGCATGGAGAAAGCCGTCAACTATGTGCGGAAAAACCGCAAACCCATATTGGTTCATGCTAAATGCCCCTTGCTCGGGCATCATACCAGTGGGGTGAGGAAAGAATTTTACCGCGACGAACAAAACCTGAACCTGCACCACGAAGACGACCCCACTCCACGCCTGCGTCACTACCTGCTGGAGGGTGGCATGCCTCAGGACGAAGTGGAAGAGCTGGAAACACAGGGCCGCAAAGTAGCTGAAGAAGCGTGGGAAAAAGCCGTGAATTCTCCAGACCCTGATCCGGCTACCGTATCGGATCACGAGTTTGCCCCCACACCCATTACAGAAGAGACAGGCGAGCGCGAGCCGGAAGGAGCTGAGAAGATCGTGATGGTAGATGCTGCGCTGTTTGCCATGAACGAAATCATGAAAAACAACCCTGAGGCCCTGCTATATGGGCAGGACGTAGGGGCACGCCTCGGCGGCGTATTTCGTGAGGCGGCTACTTTGGGTAAGAAGTATGGCGAAGACCGGGTATTTAACACCCCCATACAAGAGGCCTACATCGTGGGTAGCACGGCAGGCATGTCTGCCGTAGGGCTTGCCCCCGTGGTAGAGATCCAGTTTGCCGATTACATCTGGCCCGGTATAAACCAATTGGTAGAAGAGCTTAGTAAGAGCTGCTACCTGAGTATGGGACAGTTTCCTGTCCGTTCTGTTATCAGAGTGCCTATCGGTGCTTATGGAGGTGGCGGACCTTACCACTCAGGAAGCGTAGAAAGTACACTATGCAATATCCGGGGTATAAAAGTGGTGTATCCTTCTACCGCCGCTGATATGAAGGGGCTAATGAAGGCCGCATGGCATGACCCTAACCCTGTGGTGATGTTGGAGCACAAAGGCCTGTACTGGAGTAAGGTGCCCGGGACAGAAAAGGCTAAATCCAAAGAGCCTTCTGAAGATTACGTAGTGCCTCTAGGTAAAGCCCGCACCGTGCAGGAAGCCGATACCGATATGGTGGAAGAAGGCTACTCTGCCGTGGTTATCACCTACGGAATGGGAGTATACTGGACTCTGGAAGCGTCAAAAAAATTCCCCGGCTCCATTGAGATACTCGACCTGCGTACCCTCAATCCTCTTGATTGGGAGGCTGTCGTAAGTGCCGTACGCCGTCATAATAAAGCCTTGGTGCTCACAGAAGAGCCACTGATGAATAGCTTTGCCGAAAGCCTTGCCGGCCGTATCGCCCAGGAGTGCTTCCAGGAACTGGATGCTCCTGTAATGACTCTCGGCGCCCTTAACCTGCCCGCTATTGCGCTCAACATGGACCTGGAAAAGGAAATGTTGCCCAATGCCGATAAGGTAGGGGATAAGCTGGATGAGCTACTGAATTATTGA
- the hemF gene encoding oxygen-dependent coproporphyrinogen oxidase — MQKEEIAHYFKNLQDAICSSLEGLDGKAKFQEDNWERPGGGGGRSRVIQGGDLIEKGGVNFSAVHGDAPERMLSALKLGGKQFFATGVSIVLHPASPMVPIIHMNVRYFEMSDGTMWFGGGIDLTPHYVVPEDAAFFHKTLKETCDRHNTDYYERFRKWADDYFYIRHRSETRGIGGIFFDRLAPGQPAGKPGSSELPGPDKEALFAFVKDVGETFVPVYSEIANRRRGDSFGEREKTWQMLRRGRYVEFNLVWDKGTKFGLDTDGRTESILMSLPPVANWEYAHTAEPGSREEATLSYLKKGIDWTKQ, encoded by the coding sequence ATGCAGAAAGAAGAGATTGCACACTATTTCAAAAACCTTCAGGACGCTATTTGTTCTTCACTGGAAGGCCTGGACGGTAAGGCTAAGTTTCAGGAAGACAACTGGGAAAGGCCCGGGGGCGGGGGCGGCAGAAGCCGTGTGATACAGGGAGGTGACCTGATTGAGAAGGGGGGTGTGAATTTTTCTGCCGTGCATGGCGATGCGCCTGAAAGGATGCTTTCAGCGCTAAAGCTAGGTGGCAAGCAGTTTTTTGCCACCGGGGTAAGTATTGTACTACATCCGGCCAGCCCGATGGTGCCTATTATTCATATGAATGTACGGTACTTTGAAATGTCAGACGGTACCATGTGGTTTGGCGGGGGCATAGATCTTACGCCACATTATGTAGTGCCGGAAGACGCTGCTTTCTTTCATAAAACCCTGAAGGAAACGTGTGACCGGCATAATACAGATTACTATGAGCGCTTTCGCAAATGGGCCGATGACTATTTTTATATTCGCCACCGCAGTGAGACCAGAGGCATAGGTGGTATCTTCTTTGACCGCCTGGCCCCCGGACAGCCTGCCGGTAAGCCTGGCAGTAGTGAGCTACCCGGACCGGATAAGGAGGCGCTTTTTGCCTTTGTAAAGGATGTAGGAGAGACCTTTGTGCCGGTATACAGCGAAATTGCAAACCGGAGACGGGGAGATAGCTTTGGCGAAAGGGAGAAAACCTGGCAAATGCTCAGACGTGGCCGCTATGTAGAGTTTAACCTCGTGTGGGACAAAGGCACCAAATTTGGCCTGGATACGGATGGGCGTACGGAATCAATTCTGATGAGTCTGCCCCCTGTCGCTAATTGGGAATATGCACATACGGCCGAACCTGGCAGCCGGGAGGAGGCCACTTTATCTTATCTTAAAAAAGGCATAGACTGGACCAAGCAATGA
- a CDS encoding acyl-CoA thioesterase, whose translation MAKLKKHPKESAVTMTEMVMPNDTNTLNNLMGGKLMHWMDIVSAIAAQKHSNRIVVTASCDNISFRKPIALGNVVTLSARVTRSFSSSIEVHISVQAEDIPSGKKFESNSAFFTFVAVDQSGRPIDVPEIEPETNEEKELYDGALRRRQLRLVLAKRMKPEDATELKSIFNIK comes from the coding sequence ATGGCAAAATTAAAAAAGCACCCCAAAGAGAGCGCGGTTACTATGACGGAAATGGTGATGCCCAATGACACCAATACACTGAATAACCTGATGGGGGGTAAGCTGATGCACTGGATGGACATCGTGTCGGCAATAGCCGCCCAGAAGCATAGCAACCGTATTGTGGTAACGGCCAGTTGTGATAACATCTCCTTTCGCAAACCTATCGCTCTGGGCAATGTGGTTACACTCAGTGCAAGGGTAACGCGTTCATTCAGTTCATCTATAGAAGTGCACATCTCTGTACAGGCTGAGGATATTCCCAGTGGCAAGAAATTCGAAAGCAACAGTGCATTCTTTACTTTTGTAGCGGTAGATCAAAGTGGTCGTCCGATAGATGTACCTGAAATAGAACCTGAAACAAACGAGGAAAAAGAGTTATATGACGGGGCCCTCCGTCGTCGCCAGCTTCGCCTTGTACTGGCAAAAAGAATGAAACCTGAAGACGCTACTGAATTAAAGAGTATCTTCAATATCAAATAA